Proteins from a genomic interval of Salinarchaeum sp. Harcht-Bsk1:
- a CDS encoding winged helix-turn-helix domain-containing protein — translation MSDAYRSIDDPGGIETGAPRGQRDDEPPAPSTEAVLDLLGDDYAREAIEAIRTEPRSGAEVAAATGMSKPTAFRRLNALVEVGFASVRRRIDPDGGHHSKVYYFVADSLSVEFDDATRVTVERADSPDAGVRARSAAD, via the coding sequence ATGTCGGACGCATATCGCTCGATCGACGATCCCGGCGGAATCGAGACTGGAGCACCACGCGGTCAGCGCGACGACGAACCGCCTGCGCCGTCGACCGAGGCCGTCCTCGATCTTCTGGGCGACGACTACGCACGCGAAGCGATCGAGGCGATTCGAACCGAGCCTCGCAGCGGCGCCGAGGTCGCTGCGGCGACCGGGATGTCGAAGCCGACCGCGTTCCGCAGGCTCAACGCGCTCGTCGAGGTCGGGTTCGCGTCGGTCCGCCGGCGCATCGACCCCGACGGCGGCCATCACAGCAAGGTGTACTACTTCGTCGCCGACTCGCTCTCCGTCGAGTTCGACGACGCGACCCGCGTCACCGTCGAGCGGGCGGACTCGCCCGACGCTGGCGTCCGGGCCCGCTCCGCAGCGGACTAG
- a CDS encoding response regulator, with protein MDDQQDADTGAADRPRVLIVDDEREVADAYALRLRDVADVETAYGGQAALDTVADGTFDVVLLDRHMPGTSGDEVLDELQDAAFRGRVVMVTAIDPGFDVLDMPFDDYLCKPVDREDLVAAVDQQCSILGHELLGDYFGTEAKRRVIAAEFPEEERRSHERYGELETRVEALRRRVGRLLDDPSDLLSSFDDVGRTDE; from the coding sequence ATGGACGATCAGCAGGACGCAGACACCGGGGCGGCCGATCGCCCACGCGTGCTGATCGTCGACGACGAACGCGAGGTCGCAGACGCCTACGCGCTTCGGCTGCGCGACGTCGCCGACGTCGAGACGGCGTACGGCGGGCAGGCTGCCCTGGACACCGTCGCGGACGGCACCTTCGACGTCGTCCTCCTCGATCGGCACATGCCCGGAACCTCCGGCGACGAGGTACTCGACGAACTCCAGGACGCGGCGTTCCGCGGCCGAGTGGTGATGGTCACGGCGATCGATCCAGGGTTCGACGTCCTCGACATGCCCTTCGACGACTACCTCTGCAAACCGGTCGATCGCGAGGATCTCGTGGCCGCGGTCGATCAGCAGTGTAGTATCCTCGGTCACGAACTGCTCGGCGACTACTTCGGCACCGAGGCCAAGCGACGCGTCATCGCGGCGGAGTTTCCAGAGGAAGAGCGGCGCTCCCACGAGCGATACGGCGAGCTAGAGACGCGCGTCGAGGCGCTCCGGCGCCGCGTCGGCCGGCTCCTCGACGATCCGAGCGACCTCCTCTCCTCGTTCGACGACGTCGGTCGAACCGACGAGTGA